In a genomic window of Amycolatopsis japonica:
- a CDS encoding ThuA domain-containing protein — protein sequence MTKFVVRLALLFVSCLALASAPVAAQAAPAFKVLAFYNGTYDAAHISFVKEANQWFPKTASQNNFSYTATNDWNRLSSLQPSQYQVVLFLDDLPQTSSQRSGFERYMNAGGAFFGFHVAAFTTNPSTWDWYHNRFLGTGAFKSNTWGPTTATLKVENRPHSSTTRLPATFTSSVSEWYAWNSDLRKNPDIRILASVDPVSFPLGTDPNQSWYSGYYPILWTNAKYKMLYANFGHNKMNYETNQPLSSTFGSEVQNRFVVDGLLWLGGRQTARG from the coding sequence ATGACGAAATTCGTGGTCCGGCTCGCTCTGCTGTTCGTTTCGTGTCTCGCACTGGCGTCGGCGCCGGTGGCGGCGCAGGCGGCACCCGCGTTCAAGGTGCTCGCGTTCTACAACGGCACCTACGACGCGGCGCACATCAGCTTCGTCAAGGAAGCCAACCAGTGGTTCCCGAAAACCGCTTCGCAGAACAACTTCAGCTACACCGCGACCAACGACTGGAACCGGCTGAGCTCGCTGCAGCCGTCGCAGTATCAGGTCGTGCTGTTCCTGGACGACCTGCCGCAGACCTCCTCGCAACGCTCGGGCTTCGAGCGCTACATGAACGCGGGGGGCGCGTTCTTCGGCTTCCACGTGGCCGCGTTCACCACCAATCCGTCCACATGGGACTGGTACCACAACAGGTTCCTCGGCACGGGTGCGTTCAAGTCCAACACCTGGGGCCCGACGACGGCGACGCTGAAGGTGGAGAACCGGCCGCATTCCTCGACCACGCGGCTGCCCGCGACCTTCACCTCGTCGGTGAGCGAGTGGTACGCCTGGAACAGCGACCTGCGCAAGAACCCGGACATCCGGATCCTCGCGTCGGTGGATCCGGTGAGCTTCCCGCTCGGGACCGATCCGAACCAGTCCTGGTACAGCGGGTACTACCCGATCCTCTGGACCAACGCCAAGTACAAGATGCTCTACGCCAACTTCGGGCACAACAAGATGAACTACGAGACGAACCAGCCGCTTTCGTCGACCTTCGGCAGCGAGGTGCAGAACCGCTTCGTCGTCGACGGTCTGCTGTGGCTCGGTGGAAGGCAAACCGCACGAGGATGA
- a CDS encoding RraA family protein — MDPEELRQRFSLLTTAHLTDGCVRAGVQVRCAPAGTHSVVPGVRVAGRVTPARHVGSVDVFLEAYEIANPGDVLVVDNGGRLDESCVGDLAVLEAEAAGLSGVVIWGLHRDTADIKKIGLPVFSLGSIPTGPLSVSARPDGALESAAIGEWTVTREDLVFGDEDGVLFVPADRADEVLDRAEGIRDTERRQADRIRGGESLREQVRFADFLAERAKSPSLTFRQHLRAVGGAIEE; from the coding sequence ATGGATCCCGAAGAGCTTCGGCAGCGGTTCTCCCTGCTGACCACCGCGCATCTGACCGACGGCTGCGTGCGCGCCGGCGTTCAGGTCCGGTGCGCGCCCGCGGGCACGCACTCGGTCGTGCCCGGCGTCCGCGTCGCCGGGCGGGTCACCCCCGCCCGGCACGTCGGCAGCGTCGACGTCTTCCTGGAGGCGTACGAAATCGCGAACCCCGGCGACGTCCTCGTCGTCGACAACGGCGGCAGGCTCGACGAGAGCTGCGTCGGGGACCTCGCGGTCCTCGAAGCGGAGGCGGCCGGGCTGAGCGGCGTGGTGATCTGGGGGCTGCACCGCGACACGGCCGACATCAAGAAGATCGGGCTGCCGGTGTTCAGCCTCGGGTCGATCCCGACCGGCCCGCTCTCGGTCTCCGCCCGCCCGGACGGCGCGCTCGAATCGGCCGCCATCGGGGAATGGACGGTGACGCGGGAAGACCTCGTGTTCGGCGACGAGGACGGCGTCCTGTTCGTCCCCGCCGACCGGGCGGACGAGGTCCTGGACCGCGCCGAAGGCATCCGCGACACCGAGCGGCGCCAGGCCGACCGGATCCGCGGCGGAGAGTCCCTTCGCGAGCAGGTCCGCTTCGCCGACTTCCTCGCGGAGCGGGCGAAGTCACCTTCGCTGACGTTCCGGCAGCACCTGCGGGCGGTCGGGGGCGCCATCGAGGAGTAG